A section of the Candidatus Legionella polyplacis genome encodes:
- the rplO gene encoding 50S ribosomal protein L15, translating to MNLNFAFCNLSKKKYKKRIGRGIGSGYGKTSGKGHKGQKSRSGGFCKVGFEGGQTPIYRRVPKIGFNSIKRKFSTELRLDELLKIKNFKTIDLEVLKKFKLIRRIVRNVKIIAPKKKCFVNFQFIGLKVSKGAKKFIIS from the coding sequence ATGAATTTAAATTTTGCTTTTTGTAATTTATCAAAGAAGAAGTATAAAAAACGTATTGGAAGAGGAATTGGATCTGGTTATGGAAAAACATCTGGTAAAGGACATAAAGGTCAAAAATCTAGATCTGGAGGTTTTTGTAAAGTTGGTTTTGAGGGTGGTCAAACACCAATATATAGACGTGTTCCAAAAATAGGTTTTAATTCTATAAAAAGAAAGTTTTCAACGGAATTAAGACTAGATGAGTTATTAAAAATAAAAAATTTTAAGACAATTGATTTGGAAGTTTTAAAAAAATTTAAATTAATAAGAAGAATAGTCAGAAATGTAAAGATTATTGCTCCTAAAAAAAAATGTTTTGTTAATTTTCAATTTATAGGTTTAAAGGTTTCTAAAGGAGCTAAGAAGTTTATTATAAGTTAA
- the rplF gene encoding 50S ribosomal protein L6, with protein MSRVAKSIINLPKDVECSIKNFKLEIKGPKGVLYRNYDARVIILCENRNIKIFPVSNNDNKYGWSLAGTIRSLVYNMVYGVMYGYKIILEFFGVGYKVQWANKDKSVSLFIGYSHPVTYNIPDNVSVKILNNGTILNLYSIDKQLIGDVASRIRHLKIPDAYKGKGIRYFGEVINLKESKKK; from the coding sequence ATGTCTAGGGTTGCTAAATCAATTATTAATTTACCAAAGGATGTAGAATGTTCGATAAAGAATTTCAAGTTAGAAATTAAAGGACCCAAAGGAGTGTTATACAGGAATTATGATGCTAGAGTAATTATTCTTTGTGAAAATAGAAATATAAAAATTTTTCCAGTATCAAATAATGATAATAAGTATGGTTGGTCTTTGGCTGGTACTATTCGTTCGTTGGTTTATAATATGGTTTATGGAGTCATGTATGGATATAAAATTATATTGGAATTTTTTGGTGTAGGTTATAAGGTTCAATGGGCAAATAAAGATAAAAGTGTTAGTTTATTTATAGGTTATTCACACCCTGTTACTTATAATATTCCTGATAATGTATCAGTAAAAATATTAAATAATGGCACAATACTTAATTTGTATAGTATAGATAAACAATTGATAGGGGATGTAGCATCTAGGATTCGTCATTTGAAGATTCCTGATGCTTATAAAGGAAAAGGAATTCGTTATTTTGGTGAAGTTATAAATCTTAAAGAATCTAAAAAGAAATAA
- the rpsN gene encoding 30S ribosomal protein S14: MAKKSVIARVDKRKKLIEKYKKKRMYLKKVIKSSIEVNDIRNAQFKLSKLPVDSNPVRYSRRCQQCGRSRSILRKFELCRICLRKQLMFGNVTGGRKSSW; encoded by the coding sequence TTGGCTAAAAAATCAGTTATTGCTAGGGTTGATAAGCGTAAGAAGTTAATTGAAAAATACAAGAAAAAGAGAATGTATTTAAAAAAGGTTATAAAATCTTCTATTGAGGTAAATGATATTAGGAATGCTCAGTTTAAATTAAGCAAACTTCCTGTTGATTCTAATCCTGTAAGATATAGCAGAAGATGCCAACAGTGTGGTAGGTCTAGGTCAATTTTACGTAAGTTTGAACTTTGTCGTATTTGTTTGAGAAAACAATTAATGTTTGGTAATGTTACTGGTGGAAGAAAATCAAGTTGGTAG
- the rpsH gene encoding 30S ribosomal protein S8 produces the protein MTIQDPISDMLTRIRNGQRSKCDKVVFYYSKLKEKIILVLKEEGFVVDYNICNLNNKIKLISVILKYYKGRPVIERIFRVSSPGLRIYKKMKDLYSVPGFGVLIMSTSMGVISSKKAKKYRIGGEIICGVS, from the coding sequence ATGACTATACAAGATCCTATATCAGATATGTTGACACGTATTCGCAATGGACAACGATCTAAATGTGATAAAGTTGTTTTTTATTATTCTAAATTAAAAGAGAAGATTATTTTAGTTTTAAAAGAAGAAGGATTTGTAGTAGATTACAATATATGTAATTTGAATAATAAAATAAAATTAATAAGTGTGATATTAAAGTATTATAAGGGAAGGCCTGTAATCGAGAGAATATTTAGGGTAAGTAGTCCTGGTTTAAGAATTTATAAAAAAATGAAAGATTTATATTCTGTACCAGGGTTTGGTGTATTAATTATGTCAACTTCTATGGGAGTAATAAGTAGTAAAAAGGCTAAGAAATATAGAATTGGTGGAGAAATTATTTGTGGAGTATCTTAA
- a CDS encoding DNA-directed RNA polymerase subunit alpha: MYNKINEMLVPSALKVSSDSINYSKIILEPLERGYGHTLGNALRRILLSSMPGSAIVEVNIENVSHEYSKIDGVREDVVNILLNLKQVAVKMTTSKEEVILHLTKHGPCKVVAGDIELVNGVDVMNPDLVIATLNENGYLSMSLKVIKGIGFYSSESLIHSNDKEENNMNKSIGVLKIDNIFSPVKKVSYFVDSTRVRNRTNLDKLTIELYTNGTIDPMEAIEMSAYILKRQLQAFINIKIEEVEKVEKKESSFMFDPVLLRSVDDLDLTVRSANCLKAENIHFIGDLVQKTESELLKTPNLGKKSMNEIKDVLASRSLSLGMTIKNWVSPSKEKK; the protein is encoded by the coding sequence ATGTATAATAAAATCAATGAAATGTTAGTTCCATCTGCATTAAAGGTATCTTCAGATTCTATAAATTATTCTAAAATTATTCTTGAACCTTTGGAAAGAGGTTATGGTCATACATTAGGTAATGCTCTTAGAAGAATTCTTTTATCTTCTATGCCTGGAAGTGCTATAGTTGAAGTAAATATTGAAAATGTATCTCATGAGTATAGTAAAATTGATGGAGTTAGAGAAGATGTAGTAAATATATTACTTAATTTAAAACAGGTTGCTGTAAAAATGACTACTAGTAAAGAAGAAGTTATTTTACATTTAACGAAACATGGTCCATGTAAAGTTGTTGCTGGTGATATAGAATTAGTTAATGGTGTAGATGTTATGAATCCAGATCTAGTTATTGCAACTTTAAATGAAAATGGATATTTAAGTATGTCATTAAAAGTTATAAAGGGCATTGGGTTTTATTCTTCAGAATCTTTAATACATTCTAATGATAAAGAAGAAAATAATATGAATAAGTCTATTGGAGTTTTAAAAATAGATAATATATTTTCTCCAGTAAAAAAAGTATCTTATTTTGTTGATAGCACTAGGGTACGTAATAGAACTAATCTTGATAAATTGACTATTGAATTATATACGAATGGAACTATTGATCCAATGGAAGCAATTGAAATGTCTGCGTATATATTGAAAAGACAATTACAAGCTTTCATTAATATTAAGATTGAAGAGGTTGAAAAGGTTGAAAAGAAGGAGTCTTCTTTTATGTTTGATCCCGTATTGTTGCGTTCAGTTGATGATTTAGATTTAACTGTGAGATCGGCAAATTGTTTAAAAGCAGAAAATATTCATTTTATAGGTGATTTAGTACAGAAAACGGAATCTGAGTTGTTAAAAACGCCTAATTTAGGGAAAAAATCTATGAATGAAATTAAGGATGTTCTTGCATCTCGTTCTTTATCTTTAGGTATGACTATTAAAAATTGGGTTTCTCCTAGTAAGGAGAAAAAATAG
- the rplQ gene encoding 50S ribosomal protein L17 translates to MRHKCNRNNFNRLSSHKRLMFFNMCVSLIKNEIIKTTLYKGKELRRYIEPIITISKKDSVFARRSVFNKLRSKEVVKKLFNVLGPRYINRPGGYTRVLKCGYRSGDNALMAVVLLVE, encoded by the coding sequence GTGCGTCACAAATGTAATAGAAATAATTTTAATAGATTAAGTAGTCATAAGAGATTGATGTTTTTTAACATGTGTGTTTCTTTAATAAAAAATGAAATTATAAAAACAACTTTATATAAAGGTAAGGAGTTACGTAGATATATAGAACCAATTATTACTATTAGTAAAAAAGATTCTGTATTTGCACGTCGTAGTGTTTTTAATAAGTTAAGATCAAAAGAAGTTGTTAAAAAATTATTTAATGTTTTAGGACCTAGATATATAAATAGGCCTGGTGGTTATACTAGGGTATTGAAATGTGGATATAGGTCTGGAGATAATGCTTTAATGGCTGTGGTTCTATTGGTTGAATAA
- the rpsK gene encoding 30S ribosomal protein S11 encodes MIEKNKEQKKSKKSSILDGIVHIHASFNNTIITITDRQGNTLCWESSGGSGFKGSRKSTPYAAQVAMERAAKIAKEKYGMNSVIVLVNGPGPGRESTIRELISQDFKIIQITDVTGIPHNGCKPPKKRRV; translated from the coding sequence ATGATAGAAAAAAATAAAGAACAAAAAAAAAGTAAAAAAAGTTCCATATTAGATGGAATAGTACATATTCATGCATCATTTAATAATACAATAATTACGATTACTGATAGACAGGGAAATACTTTATGTTGGGAAAGTTCTGGAGGTTCTGGTTTTAAAGGATCGAGAAAGAGCACTCCTTATGCTGCACAGGTTGCCATGGAAAGAGCTGCGAAAATTGCTAAAGAAAAATATGGAATGAATTCAGTTATTGTGTTAGTTAACGGTCCTGGTCCTGGGCGTGAATCTACAATTAGAGAGTTAATTTCTCAAGATTTTAAAATTATTCAAATAACTGATGTGACTGGAATTCCTCATAATGGATGTAAACCGCCAAAAAAGAGAAGAGTATAG
- the ssb gene encoding single-stranded DNA-binding protein, which produces MSRGINKVILIGNVGNTPEIRYMSNGNPVATLSLATNEVWKNKKTFEKQEKTEWHRVIFFNKLGETVREYIKKGSKLYIEGSLRTRKWQDSEGKDRYITEIVANDLNILGNKNDNLSENITSGIPEKNLQQNDPKKTININTEDNFPMENINTKNELSKNIFDEINEELNNELNDEIPF; this is translated from the coding sequence ATGTCTAGAGGAATAAATAAAGTAATATTAATAGGCAATGTAGGAAACACTCCAGAAATTAGATACATGTCCAATGGAAATCCAGTTGCAACGCTTTCATTAGCGACAAATGAAGTATGGAAAAATAAAAAGACATTTGAAAAACAAGAAAAAACAGAATGGCATAGAGTAATTTTTTTCAATAAACTTGGAGAAACAGTAAGAGAATATATAAAAAAAGGATCTAAGCTTTATATAGAAGGAAGTCTAAGAACAAGAAAATGGCAAGATTCAGAAGGAAAAGATAGATATATAACAGAAATTGTTGCTAATGACCTAAATATATTAGGAAACAAAAATGATAATCTATCTGAAAACATAACATCTGGAATTCCTGAAAAAAATCTTCAACAAAATGATCCCAAAAAAACTATCAATATAAATACTGAAGACAATTTTCCTATGGAAAATATTAATACAAAAAATGAATTATCAAAAAATATATTTGATGAAATCAACGAAGAATTAAATAACGAATTAAATGATGAAATTCCATTCTAA
- the rplE gene encoding 50S ribosomal protein L5, which produces MSRLKDFYNKEIIKKMMNVFYYKSIMEVPRILKITLNMGVGRSVDDKKVLQHAIKDMTLISGQKPFITKAKKSLANFKIRKDFEIGCKVTLRRDRMYDFLDKIINIVLPRVRDFRGLSRKSFDGTGNYNFGIKEQIVFPEIDFDKVDRIRGLDISIVTNACTDKEAAFLLEFFDFPLVRMYNEQ; this is translated from the coding sequence ATGTCTAGATTAAAAGATTTTTATAATAAAGAAATTATAAAAAAAATGATGAATGTTTTTTATTATAAAAGTATTATGGAAGTTCCTCGTATTTTGAAAATAACATTAAATATGGGTGTTGGTAGATCTGTAGATGATAAAAAAGTTTTACAGCATGCAATTAAGGATATGACTTTGATTTCTGGTCAGAAGCCTTTTATAACAAAAGCCAAAAAATCTTTGGCGAATTTTAAAATTAGAAAAGATTTTGAAATTGGATGTAAAGTTACTTTAAGACGTGATAGAATGTATGATTTTCTTGATAAGATTATTAATATAGTTTTGCCTAGAGTTAGAGATTTTAGAGGTTTAAGTAGAAAATCATTTGATGGTACTGGTAACTATAATTTTGGAATTAAAGAGCAAATTGTTTTTCCAGAAATTGATTTCGATAAGGTTGATCGTATAAGAGGGTTAGATATATCTATTGTTACAAATGCTTGTACAGATAAAGAGGCTGCTTTTTTATTGGAATTTTTTGATTTTCCTTTAGTAAGAATGTATAATGAACAATGA
- the rpsD gene encoding 30S ribosomal protein S4, whose protein sequence is MARYLGPKCKLSRRENLDLYLKSGIRDYKNKCKYDSLPGKKSGVRPRLSDYGIQLREKQKIKRLYGVLERQFRNYYKKASMKKGSTGENLIRFLERRLDNVVYRMGFSSTRAESRQLVSHKCILVNGKIINIASYLLSINDTICISEKAKNQDRIKSAINFSKQKKNFNWLKVNVNEYSGVFCSYPSMSDLVSDYNINLVVELYSK, encoded by the coding sequence ATGGCTAGATATCTTGGACCAAAATGCAAGTTATCACGTAGAGAGAATTTAGATTTATATTTAAAAAGTGGTATACGTGATTATAAAAATAAATGTAAATATGATAGTTTGCCTGGAAAAAAATCTGGAGTTAGACCTAGATTAAGTGATTATGGAATTCAATTAAGAGAAAAACAAAAAATCAAACGATTATATGGAGTTTTAGAAAGACAATTTAGAAATTATTATAAAAAAGCTTCCATGAAGAAGGGTTCAACTGGTGAGAATTTAATAAGGTTTCTTGAAAGACGTCTTGATAATGTAGTTTATAGAATGGGATTTTCTAGTACTAGAGCAGAGTCTAGGCAGTTGGTGAGTCATAAGTGTATATTGGTAAATGGAAAAATTATTAATATAGCATCATATCTTTTGTCAATAAATGACACTATTTGCATTAGTGAAAAAGCAAAGAATCAAGACAGAATTAAATCTGCTATTAATTTTTCTAAACAGAAAAAAAATTTTAATTGGTTAAAAGTTAATGTAAATGAATATAGTGGAGTTTTTTGTTCCTATCCATCGATGAGCGATTTGGTTTCTGACTACAACATAAATTTGGTGGTTGAGCTTTATTCAAAATAA
- the rpsE gene encoding 30S ribosomal protein S5, which translates to MVFREFKKNEGYQDKLVSITRTAKVVKGGRDFGFAALVVIGDGNGKVGYGRGKAREVPIAIQKAMDKARKNMTYVYLNGTTIYHSITWSFGASKVFMKPASDGTGIIAGGAMRAVLEVLGVQNILAKSIGSTNPNNVVRATIGALMHIKTPDYVLAKRGKIEL; encoded by the coding sequence ATGGTATTTCGTGAATTTAAAAAAAATGAAGGTTATCAAGATAAATTAGTTTCTATTACTAGAACAGCAAAAGTAGTTAAGGGTGGTAGGGATTTTGGTTTTGCTGCGTTAGTTGTTATAGGAGATGGAAATGGAAAAGTTGGATATGGAAGGGGGAAAGCAAGAGAGGTTCCTATTGCAATTCAAAAAGCTATGGATAAAGCTAGGAAGAATATGACTTATGTTTATTTAAATGGTACAACCATATATCATTCCATTACTTGGAGTTTTGGTGCGTCTAAAGTTTTTATGAAACCAGCTAGTGATGGAACTGGAATTATTGCTGGAGGAGCTATGCGTGCTGTATTAGAGGTATTAGGAGTACAAAATATTTTAGCGAAGAGTATTGGATCTACTAATCCTAATAACGTTGTTCGTGCTACTATAGGAGCTTTAATGCATATTAAAACTCCAGATTATGTTTTAGCTAAAAGAGGTAAGATAGAATTATAA
- the rpsM gene encoding 30S ribosomal protein S13, producing MVRISGVNISDSKHIMIAIMSIYGVGKSTAVNICRSINVNICSKISELSDSDIANLRSEIAKINVEGDLRRIVSMNIKRLVDIGCYRGNRHRRCLPVRGQRTRTNAKTRKSKRSR from the coding sequence GTGGTTCGTATTTCTGGAGTAAATATATCAGACAGTAAACATATTATGATTGCAATCATGTCTATTTATGGAGTAGGAAAATCTACTGCTGTAAATATATGTAGATCAATTAATGTAAATATTTGTTCCAAAATATCAGAATTGTCAGATTCTGATATAGCAAATTTGCGTTCTGAAATTGCAAAAATTAATGTTGAAGGAGATTTAAGACGTATAGTTTCTATGAATATAAAAAGATTAGTTGATATTGGATGTTATAGAGGAAATAGACATCGTAGATGTTTGCCAGTGAGAGGACAAAGGACAAGGACAAATGCTAAGACAAGGAAAAGTAAAAGAAGTAGATAA
- the secY gene encoding preprotein translocase subunit SecY, with protein sequence MKKIGLREINIRLFFLFVSIVVYRLGSYIPVPGLNLRELNIFFQNQQNTIFGLFNIFSGGSLSRFTVFAIGIFPYISSSIIIQLLSLIIPSLDQLKKEGVLGRKKINQYVRYLTLLLSVFQSLGMARWLVVQGLVLYSNALFYFTTVITLVSGTMFLMWLGEQITEKGIGNGISLIIFSGIVSSIPSSIVRVVQQEREGKLKLIVLLLLLLMIIFIISFVVFIERAQRCIRVNYAQRTYGRKVYAAQTSHLPLKINISGVIPPIFASSIILLPSMLIQFFAKGKTTGFLYNIGLLISPGKPLYLFIYSLSILFFSFFYATLVFNPKDTAENLKKSGAYILGIRPGEQTMKYIYTVMMKLTLFGATYLMLVCLLPQLLMYTWNVPFYFGGTSILIVVVVIMDFISQIQAYLMSKQYDSLIKKANFKGIKLPKFL encoded by the coding sequence GTGAAAAAAATAGGTTTAAGAGAGATTAATATTAGATTATTTTTTCTTTTTGTATCTATTGTGGTTTATAGATTGGGTTCTTATATACCTGTTCCTGGGTTAAATTTAAGAGAGTTGAATATTTTTTTTCAGAATCAACAAAATACAATATTTGGACTGTTTAATATTTTTTCTGGTGGTTCATTATCTAGGTTTACAGTATTTGCTATTGGTATATTTCCTTATATATCATCGTCTATTATTATTCAATTGCTATCTTTAATAATTCCTTCATTAGATCAATTGAAAAAAGAAGGGGTTTTAGGTAGAAAAAAAATAAATCAATATGTAAGATATTTAACATTATTGTTATCTGTATTTCAATCTTTAGGTATGGCAAGATGGTTAGTTGTTCAAGGTTTAGTTTTGTATTCAAATGCTTTATTTTATTTTACAACTGTTATAACTCTAGTTTCTGGAACAATGTTTTTAATGTGGTTGGGAGAGCAAATTACAGAAAAAGGTATAGGAAATGGAATTTCTTTAATTATTTTTTCTGGAATTGTTTCTAGTATTCCTTCTTCTATAGTTAGAGTAGTACAACAAGAAAGAGAAGGAAAGTTAAAATTAATAGTTTTATTGTTATTATTATTAATGATAATATTTATTATTAGTTTTGTTGTTTTTATTGAAAGGGCACAACGTTGTATTCGTGTTAATTATGCTCAGCGTACTTATGGAAGAAAAGTATATGCTGCGCAAACTAGTCATTTACCATTAAAAATTAATATTTCTGGTGTTATTCCTCCGATTTTTGCTTCAAGTATTATATTATTGCCTTCTATGTTAATTCAGTTTTTTGCAAAAGGAAAAACAACAGGATTTTTATATAATATAGGGTTACTGATTTCCCCTGGAAAACCTTTATATTTATTTATTTATTCTTTGTCTATTTTGTTTTTTTCTTTTTTTTATGCTACTTTAGTATTTAACCCTAAAGATACTGCGGAAAATTTAAAAAAATCCGGTGCTTACATTTTAGGTATACGTCCTGGAGAACAAACTATGAAATATATATATACTGTTATGATGAAGTTAACTTTATTTGGTGCAACATATTTGATGTTAGTGTGTTTATTACCACAACTTTTAATGTATACTTGGAATGTACCATTTTATTTTGGTGGAACATCTATTTTGATAGTAGTTGTTGTTATTATGGATTTTATATCTCAAATACAGGCTTATCTTATGTCTAAACAATATGATTCTTTAATAAAGAAAGCAAATTTTAAAGGTATTAAATTACCAAAGTTTTTATAA
- the rpmD gene encoding 50S ribosomal protein L30, producing the protein MIKITLIKSVIGCRSKHVNIIRQLGLRKINSSVIKNDNPSIRGLISVVSYLLKYEEYI; encoded by the coding sequence ATGATCAAAATTACTTTGATAAAAAGTGTTATTGGGTGTAGGTCTAAACATGTTAATATAATTAGACAATTAGGATTAAGAAAAATAAATAGTAGTGTTATAAAAAATGATAATCCTTCAATTCGTGGTTTAATTAGTGTTGTTTCATATTTATTAAAATATGAGGAATATATTTAA
- the rplR gene encoding 50S ribosomal protein L18: protein MICKNKIRKKRCLRSKYIILHNSNRPRVVVYRSSKNIYAQIVDYRDKSRKSFVIAFASSVDKEIKKNLVNKNKVEQSEQVGILLGKRARNKGIVNVAFDRSGYKYHGRIKSLANGIRISGLKF from the coding sequence ATGATTTGTAAAAATAAGATTCGAAAAAAAAGATGTTTAAGAAGTAAATACATTATATTGCATAACTCTAATAGACCAAGAGTTGTAGTTTATAGGAGTTCTAAAAATATTTATGCACAGATTGTTGATTATAGAGATAAAAGCAGAAAAAGTTTTGTAATTGCTTTTGCTTCATCTGTTGATAAAGAAATTAAAAAGAATTTGGTTAATAAGAATAAAGTTGAGCAATCTGAGCAAGTTGGTATTTTATTAGGTAAAAGAGCTAGAAATAAAGGGATTGTTAATGTAGCTTTTGATAGGTCTGGATATAAATATCATGGGAGAATAAAATCTTTAGCCAATGGTATAAGAATTTCTGGTTTAAAATTTTAA
- the rpmJ gene encoding 50S ribosomal protein L36: protein MKIRASVKRFCRYCKVIRRNRVVRVLCDKDKRHKQKQG from the coding sequence ATGAAGATACGAGCATCGGTAAAGAGATTTTGTCGTTATTGTAAGGTAATTAGAAGAAATAGGGTTGTACGTGTTTTATGCGATAAAGATAAACGACATAAACAAAAACAGGGGTAA
- a CDS encoding MFS transporter, with the protein MNIKYNWIKITLPISIIFSFRMLGLFMLIPIFTILSSKLRYATHTLIGIAFGVYGLTQGVMQIPMGILSDYYNRKTILTINLFCFSIGSLIASFSNSIYTMIFARSLQGFGAIGSVLIALLSDLISEKEITKSMLIIGISIGITFNIAIITSPIITYYFQLKSIFYISTVLPIIGIILLYISIPNPQKKIFYLTKNQTFLHILNTVIKNKNLQKLNLSIFIHHFILITTFYALPIILKNLYLFKAKQNEQWIFYFKLIILASIITIPIIFFTEKRKLIKKTILYSVITIGTSQILIAFLYRYSYSLLFLLILIYFISFNILEANLPSLISKQAYHSTKGTAIGIYSSSQFLGIFTGGLFSGILDSNVGIIGIFIMNASISLIWVIICFYIEPNIRLLTLPIKILNFYKKNSEYINNNYIIINNKNKINFLKKINKIPGIKKIFLSKKEKKLYIYIDNNQIKKNILHKLTICNLLIIKKN; encoded by the coding sequence ATGAATATAAAATATAACTGGATCAAAATTACACTACCAATCTCAATTATTTTTTCATTTCGTATGCTTGGATTATTTATGTTAATTCCTATTTTTACAATTTTATCGTCCAAACTAAGATATGCGACTCATACATTAATAGGAATCGCTTTTGGAGTTTATGGACTAACTCAAGGAGTAATGCAAATTCCGATGGGGATTTTATCTGATTATTACAATAGAAAAACAATACTTACAATTAATCTATTCTGTTTTTCCATTGGAAGCTTAATAGCTTCTTTCAGTAACTCAATTTATACTATGATTTTTGCTAGAAGTTTACAAGGATTTGGAGCAATAGGAAGTGTTTTAATCGCACTACTCTCTGACTTAATTTCAGAAAAAGAAATAACTAAATCTATGCTCATTATAGGAATTAGTATTGGAATTACTTTTAACATCGCCATAATAACAAGTCCAATTATTACTTACTATTTTCAATTAAAAAGTATATTTTACATATCAACTGTATTACCAATTATTGGTATAATTTTATTATATATCTCAATACCAAATCCACAAAAAAAAATCTTTTATTTAACAAAAAATCAAACTTTCTTACATATATTAAATACAGTTATAAAAAACAAAAATCTGCAAAAACTAAATTTAAGTATATTTATACATCATTTTATTTTAATCACAACATTTTATGCATTGCCAATCATACTCAAAAACTTATATTTATTTAAAGCAAAACAAAATGAACAGTGGATTTTTTATTTTAAATTAATAATCCTTGCATCAATCATTACTATTCCAATAATATTTTTTACTGAAAAACGTAAATTAATAAAAAAAACAATATTATATTCAGTAATCACTATTGGAACTTCACAAATACTTATAGCATTTTTATATCGATACTCTTACTCATTACTATTTTTACTTATATTAATATATTTTATTTCTTTTAATATCTTAGAAGCAAATCTTCCATCTTTAATATCAAAACAAGCATATCACTCTACTAAAGGAACAGCAATTGGAATATATTCTAGCAGTCAATTTTTAGGAATTTTTACTGGAGGATTATTTAGCGGAATATTAGATTCTAACGTAGGCATAATAGGAATATTTATAATGAATGCATCTATTTCTTTAATATGGGTAATTATTTGTTTTTATATAGAACCAAATATAAGGTTATTAACCTTGCCTATAAAAATATTAAATTTTTACAAAAAAAATAGTGAATATATTAATAATAATTATATTATTATTAATAATAAAAATAAAATTAATTTTCTAAAAAAAATAAATAAAATTCCTGGAATAAAAAAAATTTTTTTATCAAAAAAAGAAAAAAAACTTTATATATATATTGATAACAATCAAATAAAAAAAAATATATTACACAAATTAACAATATGTAATTTACTTATTATAAAAAAAAATTGA